The Dama dama isolate Ldn47 chromosome 29, ASM3311817v1, whole genome shotgun sequence DNA window TCTTCTGAGGCTCTAGAAGATGCTATGTCCTtgacttttccagcttctagaggtcaCCCACATCCCTTGGCTTGAAACCCCTCTCATCCATCTTCAAAGACAGCAGCAAAGTATCTTCAAATCTCTCTGACTTTGCTTCCACCATCACATCTTCTCTGACTCTGACCTTCCTGTTTCCTTAACaaagacccttgtgattacaATATTGGGGGCCACCCAGTTAATACAAGATGATCTCCTTATTTCAAAATCTATGAGCAAAGTCACTTTTGCCCCATAAAGTAAAATATTCATAGTTTCCAGGGATTAGAACATGGATTCTTTGAAGTCATTACTCAGTGTACCAATTCAAGGATAGGAAAGTTATTTTTGTTCCCATGGTTATTTTTGGGTCAAATTGACACGCAGCTAAACTGCCTCAACAATGGTCAGTGCTCTCATGGTTTGCATTTCTCCTTCAACTTCATGGATAATATAAAGCCAAGAGAGCATTGGTCATATATTCAGAGCCTATCTCATGGCCTGTATTCAGCACCAAGTCTTATTTTTagtaagaaaacaatagcaaagacgTGTTAGTTAATGTTGAGTTGTGTATAAGTATGCCTTGTTTGAATGTGCTTTTCTTTACTGTAGTTCAGAGTATTGCATTTTTTATAAGTTGTAGATTTGTGACAACTCTGTATTGAGCATCTATCATTGCTACTTTATTCCTTTTAACAGCATTTGCTGACtttatgtctctgtgtcacattttggcaattattgcaatatttcaaacattttcatcacttttatatttgtttcggtgctctgtgttcagtgatctttgatgctaCTGTTGTAATTATTTTAGGTGTCATGAATCCTGCCCATTTAAGACGGGTGAACTTAACTGATAGGTGTGTGTATTTTGACTGCTCCATTGAATGGCTATTCCTTCATCTCTCTCCAATTCCTCAGGCCTCTGTGTTCCATTAGACACAAAAATcttgaaattaggccaattaataactctatagggacttccctggtggtccagtggttaagaatcagcctttcaatgcagggaacacaggttcaactcctggtcagggaactaagatcccacatgtcacagggcaactaacCTCAAGTGCTACAACTAGAAAAGTCTGAACACCACAACTAAgtcccgacacagccaaataaataaataaataataacaaatcataaaataactaaaaaaaaataaactctagactggcctctaagtgttcaagtgaagGGGAAGTCACATGTCTGTACTTTGGATCAAATGCTAGAGGTGATTAAGTTTAGTGAGGAATACAAGCCAAGAGGCTGAAAGCTAGGTCTCTTTCATCAAACAGTTAGACAGGTTGTGAATGCAAATTTCTTGAAGCAAATTAAAAGTGCTGGTccagtgaacacatgaatgataagaaagtgaaatagCCTTAATGTTATAGAAAAAAGTTTTAGTGGTCTGAAGAGAAGAGCAAACCAGTCATAATATTCCCTTAAGCCAAAGTctaatccagagcaaggccctaactcttcaattctgtgaaggatgagagaggtgaggaagctgcaggaTAGTTCAGAGCTGGCAGAGGTTGGTCTATGAGGTTTAAGAATTAGATGTACAGCCTGAAGGTGGCTGAATTGTggcaatctcatgataaaactttaagGGATGAAGAGTTGCTTCTTAtgaatgagcaaagaaagtgatTTCTTGGGATGGAAACAACTCCTGATGAAGATACTGTGAAGACTACCGAAATGACACCAAAGTACTTAGAATATAATATAAACTTAATTGATAAAGCAGTGGCAGAGTTTGAGAGGATTGATTCCAGTTTTCAAAGTAGTTTTAATGTGGGTAAAATTCTGTCAAACAGCATTGCATGCTATAGAGAAATCAGTTGTGAAAGGACCAGTCAATTCATGTGGAagactttattgttttcttattttaggaAATTGCCACAGTCACCCCAGTGTTTAGCAACCACCATCCTGATTAATCAGCAGCTATCAGCATGGAGGCAAGATCCTCCACTATTAAAAAGATTacaacttgctgaaggctcagatgatgattAGCATTTTTTGACAATAAAGAATTTAATTAAGGAGtgtattttttagacataatgtacACTTAATGGACCACAGtatagtgtaaatataacttttatgtgCACTGGGGcatcaaaaaattcatgtgactctcTATATTGTAATATTTGCTTTAGTGGCAGTCTGAAACTGAATCCataatatctctgaggtatgcctataATGTTAGAACTTGAAGGGATCTGAGAGATTGTGTGATTCAGTCCTATTCTTCttatacatgaggagaatgaggTGCAGAGAGACCAAAGAGACTTGCCAAGGTTTTCAGCTAATTAGTAACACAAAATAGTAACACCTGCACCTGCTTCCTAGTTGTTATTTTTTtaggcaaaacattctttgacataaattatagaaatatctttttggatctacCTCTTTTagagtaataaaaagaaaaccaaaaatgaacaaatgggacctaattaatctgagaagcttttgcatagcaaaggaaaccataaataaaacaaaaagacaacccacagaatgggagaaaatatttgcaaatgatgcaactgacaagggattaatctctaaaatatattgATACAAATAGTTCACACAGCTCAGTATCAAAAAGCAAGCAACCTGGTGTTGTTCTCATTCCATCACTTGGGTTGTGAATTAAGCTTGGGAAGCCCTCTGTAACTAGTCAATGATTATCTGATCTTGTCATTCTCCCACCCCCACCGTCTTCCAGTTTATTTAACTGGGTAAATAGCattacttacattaaaaaaaaaaagtaaaatctccATGAAGTTCACTGATTTAGGATAACCACTGTTTACTAATGTAGCTGATTCATAGAGTGATAGAATGATAACAAATGGATTTAAATTTCAGgatgaagaaatttttttttgtggtttCAAAAATGTGGTCTAAGGAATATAGGTAAAATGAGTGTGGAGGAAAATATCTAGtttccttgggttttttttttaatcattaaatattttttcacatctccggttatttttttttttcccatttatttttattagttggaggctaattactttacattattgtagtggtttctgtgatacattgacatgaatcagccatggatttacatgtgttccccatcctgaacccccctcctacgTATCCTTTTTTTACTTCAAAGTTTATAGAAAAGCATTTGTTGAAGGCCCACTGTGTATAAGATGTTGCCCTaagttctgagaaaaaaaaaatagcaaacggTTTTACTGAGATTTATTATTTACCATTTAAATTTCTCAAACTCctggaaatacagagaaaaataactttaaattttaaaacacagtaaTCTTGAAATTGCAAAAGGAGAGCATTGAGTGAGAATAATTGAATATGTGGcacattaaaaaaatgcaaattgcAGCTCAAAGTATATTTATAAACCTTCAAAATTTCTTGTGCAGGGAAACCCATTTCCCTGCTTCAGTTCAATTGCTTAGTCTGCCAAAATTAGATTAGCCAAAGCATTAATGTGTGTTTGAAGTATGGAAATCcaatattttgacaaattttaaccagatgagaaaaataagtaCCAACCCTTGCACCTGCCTGAGACCTTTGCCGTTTAGGTTCATAGTTCTCACCCCTGGTTTGCTGATTCCTGGCTTATTTTTCCTGCAATATTTGTTAAATCAGTTTCCCTCGTGCAATAAATTGACCTGAAAGATCACGGCAGTTTGCTTTGGAAACCAAATGAACACTTTCAAGTCACTTGGTATCTTGTGATACAACTCATTTGTAACTGTTTTTTGGAGTATggaaatatttaggaaaattagTAAAGTAGATATCACATGCATAATTTGACTCCGAGAGTCACTCACATTTTTGCTCTTTGGCTTTGAAATCACTGGAAGGGGAAATaaacagaaagaggagagaggagaaaatggTATAGGGACAGATGTTTCTGAGATGAGATAGATGTGGTGGCTGAGAAGTTGGGCGCATTAAAAGCCTTGGTTTCAGACCATAGCTCCTACAACCTGCAGGTCTGAGGCTTTTGCAGAGGGCTGATTGATGGCACTTGCCATCTTGGGATGACTGGTTCAGGCTTTGAGATTGACTGATCAGTGAACCAATTTAGATATGGGCCCCTGGCTCAGAAATTGCACAAAGGACGATGGCAGCAGTGAGTAGAGTAAATTTGATGAGATGTCAGGATTCTCTTAAAACACTGGTCTTGTCTTTCTGTGCAGCCTTTAACTGAATACCATTGAATTCCACCTGGGGGAAACAAGAGGTCATGATAGAAGAATCCCTTAGAGGGTGCAACTGACCTGGCTTCAGATACTTCAGATAACaggtcaaaaaaaggaaaaaaaggttcatctgtaccatttttctagatgccacatataagcgatattatacgatatttgtttttctctttctgacttcactctgtacgaCAGTGTCTAGGTCTATCTACATCTCAGCAAACAGcactatttccttcctttttataacatatatacactactatgtatcaAATAGATAACTGAGaactgactgtatagcacagggaactctatactCAGTGTTCATGATGACCTACACtgggaagatattttaaaaagaagggatctgtatctatatctatatctatatatctatacctatctatctatctatctatctatctatctatctatctgattcactttgctgtccaggagaaactaacatttacagcattgtaaagcaactatactccagtttaaaaaaaaaaaaaaaaaccaagaacaaaggaaaacaaagtgaAAGCTCTAGATCCATGAGAATACAATCATCTTGCCTTTTAAGAACTCCCACCTAAAGTTATTCTAGTTGGGTACATTACAATACAAAGCTTTGAAACTGTAAAACAAAATAGCTTTCAAACTCAGTTGACAAAAGCTATGCAATTGCCTTTCACTATGTAGAAGTTTCTGAAATGTTAGCTGTTTGGAGACTTCCTAATAATCATCTCTCAGTTTTACCCAGGTCATGAGCTATTCAAAGGGCTGAATCCACAGAGTTGTTTAAATGTGTAAGTGTTTCTTAGGAATGGAGGCATGTCCTTGACCTCATTTAATTTTCCCCCAATTATAAGTACATGTTCACTgtagaaaatgtggaaaatacacAGAAGTACAAAGTAAGTGACAATACTGTCTAGTAACTCTGCCAGTTGTATGGGGGAGAACACCAAGAACATTTCTCTAAAGGCAGCAAAACAGATGACTCTTTGGAAATTTGAGAAAACAGTGGTCTTTTTCAATTGGGAGTAATTTTGTTCCCCAACCTAAGGACATTAGATAATGCCCAGAaccattttttattattgaattataaGAATgacttatatatattttgaaaatgaatcctttatcagatattcTTCCAGTTTTTGACTTTTCATTCTTCTAACAGAATatctttcttattaaaaaattttttttggctgcaccacatggcttaCCCCaataagggatcaaacccacaccctatgcattggaaggcaaagtctttaaccactagactgccagggaagtccccagaaacatttttattgttacaACTTAGAAGATATTACTGGGATGAAGTGAGTATAAGCCAGAGATGTGCTAACCATCCTAGAATACACAAAATAGCCCTATATAACAAAGAATTATCCTGTCAAAGTGTCAGTAGTGTTGACAAACTGTTGATAAAACCATCAAAAGCCTAAGTTCCAGTTGTATTTGTTTTGCGTCCGTGTGAAATGGCAGACCTTCCATGTTAGAAAACTGTTCTTCCTACGACATTGTAATTATTCTAGGTCCTTGACCCAACCAAGAGATATATATTGTCAAGATTTTGCTGTATAAGCTTCCAGGCTTTTATGTGCAGAGTTTTTATGATAAGCTTACTAGAGGTCTACCTGTACACATTCAGGAAGAGAAGAGCAGTCACTGAAAGCTAATATTTCATGGCTCTGGGGGGTGGAGGGGCTTGGCCCCTTTCCTCTTTGACAAGGAAGGGGCTCTTGATTGGCACAGGTGGAGTCAGAGGGAACTTGGGATTCGGAGAGGGGATGAGGGTTACATCGGTTGAACAAAGCTCAAGTAACCCTATTAAAACCAGCACCCCAGCAGACATGACCCCaaattctcttcctctctctcaacTGACTTTgatttcctctcatttttttctcctcttccattttcatAGAGAATTTTAGAGTTTCGCTTTGTGGATTTTTATACATAAGTGGTATACTACACATACTGTTTTGTCCATGACTTTTTTCTGCCCAacgatttaaaaaatattttttcatgttaacAGAGTGATCTGTTCATTCTAAGTATTGCATAGCAATCCAGGAACTGAATATATCAGAGTTTAACAGTTACCTATAGACATTTAGATCATTTCCGTTACTGTCCTATCAAACATAATGTTGCAATAACCTTGATATGTGCTTTTTTGTGTTACATGTGTTTCTCTGCAGTAGCTTCCAAGAAATGAATTGCTTTGTAGAAAATTgaactcatttaaaattttaactgaaaTTCACAAATTGTCTTAAAAAAGCCAAACCAATCTAAACTGTCATTAGAAAATGTATGAGTTCCCATTTTCCCGTATAGTCACTAGCATTTGCTATTACAAAACTCTTGTAATTTTTAGAGATCTGAtgggttaaaaatatttttgtaatttgaatttctttgatATTTACTCTTAGgttgagcagcttttcatgtttttaggtTAAGTCATTTATATGTCCTCTTCTGAAAATTACCTTTACATCTCCTTtaacagttttgtttctttttgattgTTGGTCTTTGAAAAACTTAGTTTTCTAGAAGTTATTTATTCTGGGaaggtattaatattttttctgttatttatttccaATTATTTTCACTCAGTTTATCcctcatctttttaattttggggttatcatttatttcataaattttaaaatattgatatattcaAATTTATCTATTATTTCCTTTATAATCTTGCCTTTTGGATGTTAAGGAGGCCTCCtttcttttaagtttaaaatatgtcctccaatattttcttctaaaattttcatcatttggatttttgtttctttaattcatGTGGACAAGGCTGGGTTTCTGGACATGAAACCTATGTGATTGCACAGAGTCCTACATTTAGAAGGaaattatgtattaattttttgtGAGGATGTGAATGATGTGAATGAGGCAGTATATAGATTTCTTTAGGAATGCATGCTCTGTAGTTAAACACTCACATTTGAATTAGCCAGCACTGCTTAAATGTGTAACATCATGTAAATTTCTCCTCAGATTTCTCATCCTTAAATTGGGAATAGTGACAAGATCCAGCTCAAATCATTGTTTTACTGATGTGATGTAATCCAGGTAAAGCCCTTAGTAAAGAATCTAACGTGTAGTAAATGCTCATTCAGTGTTTGCTCTTATGTAAGTTTTCCTGTGCTCATTttaattaaagatttttaaagtgtCATGACTTACCTTTAATAAGGATCTCTTTTATACAGTACTGTCCAGGTTTTGTTCTGCAGGTTCCAAAGTCCAAAAGACACCCATGAAAGGGGATTGAGAGGTTGCATTGTCTACAAACCACACCTCCAACAGCTCAAGTACAGGATGggaaaaataaggggaaaatagacatcagagagggaaagacagacagagaaaagaaTAATCCAAAAATAGAGTAGtgattttcaactttaaaaaataaacaatattttataaattgattCTAAAAActcatataaatttaaaatattttatttggggaATTTAATGGGGTGAATTTTATAACATATGCAACATTAAAGAAGTGGAAGCACTCTGAACGAATTAAAAATGAAGCCAGGTGGGCTAAACAACTTAGTTGGTTAAAATAAATTCAGGATCTCAGAGCCTAATTAAATTAAACCAAAGTTATATAGCCAGAATATTTAATTGCAGCCATATATTCACTGTTAGGCCTTTGGTTCAATGTCTAAGGCAGTACGTTACATGTAGTGGGTTCTCTGTGAGCATTTATCGCTTAATGTTtaggtattgttgttgtttagttgctaagttgtatccaactgtgtttcaaccccatggactgtagcctgccaggctcttctgttcatgggatttcccaggcaagaattttggagtgggttgctgtttccttctccaggggatcatcctgacccagggatcaaacccgggtctcctgcactgtaggcagcttctttaccgttgagccataagggaagccctgtTTGCACATTGGTAGATTCTAACTCAAATTCTGTGGAGGCTGTGAAAAtctgtgttcattttattttggctTAAAAGAGTTATTTATTTTGGTTATGTCGAAGTAGCCCAGAGACTCTTGAACTTAATCAACATAGGTGAGATTGGAAGACATTAACTGGAAGATCCCTTTTCAAATCTGACTATGCATCAGATTTACTTAAGCAGTTAAAATGAACACAGATTTCCACAGCCTCTACAGCACCTAAGTTAGAATCTATAGGaggtggggcccaggaatctgtattttaggTGCCCAGAAACAATGGAGGACTTGTGGTTTGAATGAAGATGTCTGGACCAgtttttgagaagcactgcttctACTGAACTCAGGAGTCTCCTTTGTAATAACCCCTGCAGGAAGCCTTGGCTCATGATGGAGAGCtcattatcattaaaaaaaaaagctcagattGTTAAAGGATTCTTTAGAAATTGAACTAAAATTTGTCTTATGTTCATTGTTCCAATCTTTTAATATATGAAAACCTTTGCCATTCCACTCCTATTCACTGATTAACTCCAAAGaaacatttatgaaatattttgtgcaaagtatttttaaaataatctttaaaaaatatttatttatttagtgcaCCAggttttagctgcagcatgtggagtcttcaaTCTTCCTTGTAGTATGTGGGATATTTAGTTGTGCCATGCAAACTCTTAGGTGCAGCATGTAGGACCTAgtttccagggatggaacctgagccccctgctttgggagcttggagtctcagCCGCTGGACCACTGGGGTAGTCCTGTGCagtgtattttatatttctgaCATATTGGGAGTTGGAAGAGatcatttttaatagaaattagtCTGGCTAATGAGGCTAATTAATCTCTGTTGACCACTCTCTCCAGTTTCAAACTCTTCTCAAGACATTTTGGTTTATTTGGTTCACACTGGTACTCTCCCTGAGCATGACAAACTTTCAATCTATAATCAATGATCaaccaacaaatattttttaaagaacttagtTTCTGCCAAGAAGCCTGTTAAGCAATTTACATGTGTTAGCCCAGTCATTTCCCACAACTAACCTTTCAGGCAGGTATAGTTTTCTACCATTCACacaaaaggaaactgaggtcatAAAATTTTAAGTAGTTCACTCCAGAGGCAGACACAGGAGTTAAAAAAGGTCTATTTAAATCCAAACCCCTTGTTTTGAGCAAATACTCCATGTCACTGAAGCTGGCTACCTTTGTGTATCCCaaaccttcttcttttttttttttttaacatttatctttatttatttggccacatagagtcttagttgtggcatgtgggatctagttccctaaccagggatcgaacccagcccccctgcatcaggagcgcagagtcttagccactggaccaccagggaattccctacccCAAACCTTCTGATGTCACCCTTCTTGCTGGAGATTTTGAGTCTTCCAAGATTCAAGATCAGTTACCTACCTAGAGTACTAGAGCTGCTTGCTTCTTGAAGTCATGCCCAAGTGAATTTTCCTCCTGGACTCATGAGTTCTCAAATCACAACTTGTCCTTAGAGATCCACTGCAAGACTCAGTGGCCCCGCATGCTGGGGAGCTTACATGATGCTGGATCTTTGTCCATCACGCCTAAGGCCCCTGGACTGTTTTCCTGGATGAGATCtgttctagtttctttctctctctccttccttctgatTCCACACCCAACATCGATAGCCTTCTTCCTAAAAACTTAGCCCTGATATTCTTTACTGTAACTGAAGACAATGCCTTAACTTTTAGGCTTTTTGTTGACTGTGCTTGTTCCATCACATGACTACTTATCAACATATTCACAGATCCCATACCCTTTCTTCCAGTCTCTTTTTGTCTGAAAATGTATTGTTGGTTTTATTAATATAACTACACATGATATATTCCAATTTGACAACTAAATTCAAAATTTCAGGTTTTATATTAAATTAGTAGTTTCCTCACATGATTAATTCTGAAGTATGCTACTTTATGACCTTATTGTGGGGAAAACCTAAAGGCTATATTTAATTATTcaaatgcatattaaaaatatatatgtaatttcctAAACATTATAAATCACAGTGATGgtgacctttttaaaataaacatcctTGCTTCATGGGCACTCCTTACTTCATAATTTCTCTCTGTGCTGAATCCTCTTCTTTAACCCTCACATCTTTTCTATGTATCCAACAAAATTAATACAATCCCCTGcctgaataatttttttcatgataaCCAAAAGACAGGAAAGCTATTCT harbors:
- the C29H9orf57 gene encoding uncharacterized protein C9orf57 homolog, with the protein product MDKDPASSVGGVVCRQCNLSIPFHGCLLDFGTCRTKPGQYCIKEILIKGGIQWYSVKGCTERQDQCFKRILTSHQIYSTHCCHRPLCNF